The sequence GCCTGCGGTCCATACGATCTCGCTTGTATCCGGAAATGTGGACGGATCCCAGGCCAGTACTGCGATGGTGGGAATACCCGTGTTTAGGGAAAGGTCACTTGCATAAATTTTGATGCCCTGGTCGTCATACTTGGCAAGCAGCTCCCGGGCGAGGGGATCTTTAAAGGAGTCCAGACGGATGCCGGGAACTTTTAACTTTTCCCGGGAAACCCGGGAGCAGACGTGACGCTCCACAAGTTCGCAGATGCCCTGGGTCAAGGCCTCTTCCGTGCAGTTACCTGCACTGGGTCCGTTAAATTCATTGATCATATAAAACCAGTTAAAAGGGATATTCACCTCTTTTTTATCGGTCAGATCATAGCCTTTGGTCCATTGCAGGGGCAAAGCGTCAAATATGGGTTTAACCTTTAAAGCCTCGGCCTCATCGTCATGGACAGACTGGGTGATCAATGCGTAATCCAAAGCTTTTTCCCCAAGCTCTCCAGGTGTGGCATGGATAAAGTTCTTTTCATCTTCGGCAAAGGAAAAAAAGCTGAACCGCTCCACTAATTCCATGACCGCACTGGCCTCGGACTGTTCCGGGGTACCGCCTTTACCCATCTGCTTATTGGTTCCGGTCACCCGTTTTGCATCCGCACCACACTCACTGAAAAACACCGGAATGTCCAGGCGGCCATTATCGATGCGCTGGGTCCGGCTTAAAATATCAAGGTCCAGGGCTGCTGCCTTTTCCTTGAACCGCCGAACAGTTTCAGAAGGAGAGATGATTTTATCCTGGTCAAAGGTATAATTTTTCGGGGCGTCTTGGAGTATTATTTTATAACCCATGGGGTTCAAAACCTTTCAATTTAGTGTTTGAACGAAAGGTCACCCACCTGCGGCGTTGCAGAAAAATTTGCAATCCTCACAACCATGAGGATTGCAAATTTTTCTGCGCCTTGCATCTGGGCAACCTTTCGTCCAAACACGGTTGCCATTCAGGCAGTACTTGTAGATTTCATCGTATTACTGCGCTAAAAAGGCCCCACCTTACCATGAATTGTTGCGGATTTCATCATGATAGCACCTGTATTGATTAAATAATCTGCATTTCCGGCAGCTTTTTTGAAAATATCAAATGCGGATTAATTCCATGAATTTAAGATTAGCTCTGGGAAAAGGGAATTGGTGAAGCTGATCAACGCTCACCCATTTATGGTCAATGGGGCCGTTAAGAATCACCTGACCGGAGATGTAATCGCAAAAGAATACATCCATTTCAATCTTAAAATGGGTGTATGCGTGGAAAACCCGGGTTAAAAATTGCAGATTACCAGTCTCAATGCCGGTTTCTTCCCGGATTTCACGGACACAAGCCTGTTCAGCAACCTCTTTAGGCGCCACTTTGCCGCCGGGAAATTCCCATAATCCACCCAAAAGTCCGTCAAGTGCTCTTCGGGTGATCAGAACTTTTCCGTTTTTTCTGACAATACCTACGGCAATATGAACCGTGGGCACCTTTTTTTTCTCCATGCGCCGGGGAAAAACTTCCGTTACCCGTTTTTCACGGGCGCAACATTCCCCGGCCAGGGGACATGATGTACAGTCCGGGCGTTTAGGCGTACAGATTAGGGCGCCAAGCTCCATGAGGGCCTGGTTGTATGTGCCTGGATCTTTTTCATACAAAAGCGTTTCGGCAATGGCCTTATATGCTTTATGGGCACTATTGTGATTCACCGGCGTGTCAACGCAGAAAAGTCGTGCCAGGACACGCTTGACATTGCCGTCGACCACGGCATGGGGCTTTGCTTCCGCAATGGAGAGCACTGCTGAAGCAATATAATCCCCCACGCCCGGCAGGCCTTTAAATCCCTTATAATCATTCGGAATAACGCCGTCCATATCACGGACCACGATCCCGGCAGCCTTGTGAAGATTTCTGGCCCTGGCATAATACCCAAGACCCTCCCAGGCTTTAAGCACGGTTTCAAGGTTTGCGGCGGCAAGATTTTCAAGAGCGGGCCAGGTTTCCATGAACCTTAGAAAATAGGGAATCACGGTTTTGACCTGGGTCTGCTGGAGCATCACCTCGGAAACCCATACCCGGTATAAAGACAGATTCCTGCGCCAGGGCAGTTGCCGACAATTGTCACGGTACCAGCCCATTAAGGCCGTTTGAACTATTTTATTTTGCCTGTTTTCCAGTTTCGCACCAAGTTGATAAAGGTTCTAGTGGCCGTTCCCGAAGGTCCCTTTGGAACATATGCCTTTTCTGTAAAATCCCAGGCCGTGCCGGCAATGTCCAGATGTGCCCAAGGGGTCTTACCCACAAAATTTGACAGATACGCGGCCGCGGTTATGGTGCCGGCGGGTTTCCCTCCGGTATTTTTTATGTCTGCCACTTTAGATTCGATCTGTTTTTCATAGTTTTTATTTAGGGGCAGGCGCCATACCGGTTCTCCGGCAAGATTCCCGGCAGATTCAAGTGCTTTGACCAGGGCATCATTGTTGGATACAAGCCCTGTATAATGATGGCCAAGCCCGATGATAACGGCCCCTGTCAGGGTCGCTGCGTCAAGTACACAGGTCGGTTTGAACCTTTCAATACCCCAGGCCAGGGCATCGGCCAGAATAAGGCGGCCTTCAGCATCTGTGTTGATTACTTCGCTTGTTACCCCGTTGTAGTGGGTAATAATGTCGCCGGGGTGAATGGCCCTGGACCCGGACATATTATCCGTGGCAGGGACTATGGCCACAACTCCCACATCCGGTTTTTCCTGTGCCACGGCCTGCATGGCGCACATCACCGCCGCACCGCCGCACATATCGTATTTCATATCTTCCATACCCGCAGAGGGCTTGATGCTGATGCCCCCGGAATCAAAAGTTAAGCCCTTGCCCACAAGGAGGATGGTTTCAGTGGCGTCTTCAGGCAAATATTCAAGGATCACCATGCGTGCCGGTACATGGGAGCCCTGGTTGACCGCAAGAATTCCTCCCATGCCCATCTGTTCCATCTCTTTTTTTTCTATACACCGATATCCCAGCCCCGTGTCTGCGGCAAGTTGTTTGGCGTATGCCGCAAAATCAGCAGAAGTCCAGTGGTTGCCGGGCTCATTGGCCATATCCCGTGCCGTACAGGCGGCAAAGGCAGAATATTTTGCCTTTTCAATACCCTGGCGAATGAGATTAAGATTGTCGTTGCATACAAATTTTATCCCACCAAGCCCTGGGTAATCGGTTTTCTTTTTGGTGCTTTCTTTATATTTATCAAACCGGTAATCCCCGAGGATAACACCTTCGGCCAGGGCGGCCGCAGACGCTTGGGGATCAGTCAGGGCACCAGACAGATATTTTGGATCAGGCAAGCAGATTACCGTTTCCTTGGCTTTAACCGATGCACACACCTTGGCAACCTGTCCACCGGCCTCCCGCAGCATGTCCAGGGCATTTCCCTTATCATTTTCTTTATTAACAGCACCTATGCCTAAAACCAGCACCCGGGCAGCAGACATTTTTGATCCGGCAGCCGGATAAAATAATATCTGTTCTGCAGCTTTGCCTGAAAAATCCTTTAATTCAAACGCCTTTTCAACCTGGGGCTTTACAGCAGCATCACATGCAGGCATTTTGCCCTTTTCCTCCACGGCGAAATAAACGAGAAGGTCTGTTTTAATCGTTTCGGCAGCTTTGGTGATCGTTGTGATACGGTCTTTTTTCATGGGACACCTTTTTTTACCGGTTGTTTGGAAATTTAAAGTATATTGGAATTTACCATAAAATCAGGGTTAGGTAAAAGAATTCAGATAATAACAGCCATGGGAGGACATGGCCTATCAAAATATACAAATCATTTAGGAACTTTGAGACTATTCACAAATTGTTGTTGTTGTATCTTGCCTTATTTAAAATATTCCAGTATACCTTAATTAAATTAATTATTTATAAACTTATAGGAGGCAAAGACATTGAACGATATTGCTGTACTTGCCGGTGACGGTATTGGTCCTGAGGTCATGGCACAGGCAATCAGGGTGCTTGA is a genomic window of uncultured Desulfobacter sp. containing:
- a CDS encoding leucyl aminopeptidase; protein product: MKKDRITTITKAAETIKTDLLVYFAVEEKGKMPACDAAVKPQVEKAFELKDFSGKAAEQILFYPAAGSKMSAARVLVLGIGAVNKENDKGNALDMLREAGGQVAKVCASVKAKETVICLPDPKYLSGALTDPQASAAALAEGVILGDYRFDKYKESTKKKTDYPGLGGIKFVCNDNLNLIRQGIEKAKYSAFAACTARDMANEPGNHWTSADFAAYAKQLAADTGLGYRCIEKKEMEQMGMGGILAVNQGSHVPARMVILEYLPEDATETILLVGKGLTFDSGGISIKPSAGMEDMKYDMCGGAAVMCAMQAVAQEKPDVGVVAIVPATDNMSGSRAIHPGDIITHYNGVTSEVINTDAEGRLILADALAWGIERFKPTCVLDAATLTGAVIIGLGHHYTGLVSNNDALVKALESAGNLAGEPVWRLPLNKNYEKQIESKVADIKNTGGKPAGTITAAAYLSNFVGKTPWAHLDIAGTAWDFTEKAYVPKGPSGTATRTFINLVRNWKTGKIK
- the mutY gene encoding A/G-specific adenine glycosylase codes for the protein MGWYRDNCRQLPWRRNLSLYRVWVSEVMLQQTQVKTVIPYFLRFMETWPALENLAAANLETVLKAWEGLGYYARARNLHKAAGIVVRDMDGVIPNDYKGFKGLPGVGDYIASAVLSIAEAKPHAVVDGNVKRVLARLFCVDTPVNHNSAHKAYKAIAETLLYEKDPGTYNQALMELGALICTPKRPDCTSCPLAGECCAREKRVTEVFPRRMEKKKVPTVHIAVGIVRKNGKVLITRRALDGLLGGLWEFPGGKVAPKEVAEQACVREIREETGIETGNLQFLTRVFHAYTHFKIEMDVFFCDYISGQVILNGPIDHKWVSVDQLHQFPFPRANLKFMELIRI